Proteins co-encoded in one Sulfuricaulis limicola genomic window:
- the slmA gene encoding nucleoid occlusion factor SlmA: MARPRRGERRQTILETLAHMLEKNQGEHITTAQLARAVGVSEAALYRHFASKAKMFEGLLEFIEETLFTRINKILAEESRAEARVQSILFLLLGFADKNPGMARLLYGDVLVGETERLRQRVVQIYERIETQLKQILREAEAGENLRVPVADTAALLLAVVEGSITRYVRSEFQSSPVAGWERQWDLLRKGVFG, encoded by the coding sequence ATGGCCCGACCGCGCCGCGGCGAACGCCGCCAGACCATTCTCGAGACGCTGGCGCACATGCTCGAGAAAAACCAGGGCGAGCACATCACCACGGCCCAGCTCGCGCGCGCCGTCGGCGTTTCCGAGGCCGCGCTGTACCGCCATTTCGCCAGCAAGGCCAAGATGTTCGAGGGCTTGCTGGAATTCATCGAAGAGACGCTGTTCACCCGCATCAACAAAATCCTCGCGGAAGAATCCCGCGCTGAGGCGCGGGTGCAGAGCATCCTGTTCCTGCTGCTCGGTTTCGCCGACAAGAACCCCGGCATGGCGCGCCTGCTGTACGGCGACGTGCTGGTGGGCGAGACCGAGCGCCTGCGCCAACGCGTGGTGCAGATTTACGAACGCATTGAAACCCAGTTGAAGCAGATTCTGCGCGAGGCGGAAGCTGGCGAGAATTTGCGCGTGCCTGTTGCCGACACCGCGGCGTTGTTGCTGGCGGTGGTCGAAGGGTCGATCACAAGATATGTGCGCAGCGAATTTCAGTCTTCTCCCGTAGCCGGGTGGGAGAGGCAGTGGGATTTATTGCGGAAGGGTGTTTTTGGTTGA
- a CDS encoding GIDE domain-containing protein, translating to MSSSGPLAQWLAGLASNIHHSDPAMVGIAVVVLAGGCAFCSWCTWRNVSHIRLIEDTPTAKIRSAPQGYVELEGTGKLMDGPPIIAKLTGLPCVWFRYKIEQQVKTNYKGHTQTRWEVVEKGESAETFWLQDDTGRVVIDPEGADVTSRHKDSWRSSSMLGGPLHRPAGVSSFFTSNIGSGSYRLTEERINSGERLYALGLLKSVSSYTSQPTVDEDVRALLKDWKQDQPTLLQRFDLNKDGKIDEIEWRLARAQARRETMKNRQEQVIHSADGLSVLGPTRDGSRPYILSAFTQAELTKRYKLWAVLYAGACFLLGLAAVWVFNAKFV from the coding sequence ATGTCGTCCTCCGGTCCGCTGGCGCAGTGGTTGGCCGGGCTCGCCAGCAATATCCATCACAGCGATCCCGCCATGGTCGGCATTGCCGTCGTGGTGCTCGCGGGCGGTTGCGCCTTCTGCTCGTGGTGTACTTGGCGTAATGTCAGTCACATCCGCCTCATCGAAGACACTCCCACCGCCAAAATCCGCTCGGCGCCACAGGGTTACGTGGAACTCGAAGGCACGGGCAAACTCATGGACGGCCCGCCGATCATCGCCAAGCTCACCGGCCTGCCCTGTGTATGGTTCCGCTACAAGATCGAACAACAGGTCAAAACTAATTACAAAGGCCACACGCAGACCCGCTGGGAAGTAGTCGAAAAAGGCGAAAGCGCCGAGACTTTCTGGTTGCAGGACGACACCGGGCGCGTCGTGATCGATCCCGAGGGCGCGGACGTGACATCACGGCACAAGGACAGCTGGCGTTCGAGCTCCATGCTGGGCGGCCCGCTCCACCGACCGGCCGGTGTTTCCAGTTTTTTTACTTCGAACATAGGCAGCGGCAGCTATCGCCTGACCGAGGAACGCATCAATTCCGGCGAGCGGCTCTATGCGCTCGGGCTGTTGAAAAGCGTCAGCAGCTACACCAGCCAGCCGACTGTGGACGAAGACGTGCGCGCCCTGCTCAAGGACTGGAAACAGGACCAGCCGACGCTGTTGCAGCGCTTCGATCTCAACAAGGACGGCAAGATCGATGAAATCGAATGGCGCCTCGCCCGCGCGCAAGCGCGACGCGAAACCATGAAGAACCGCCAGGAACAGGTGATCCACTCCGCCGACGGCCTCAGCGTCCTCGGCCCGACCCGCGACGGCTCACGGCCATACATCCTGTCGGCGTTCACACAGGCGGAACTGACCAAGCGTTACAAGCTGTGGGCGGTGTTATATGCCGGGGCGTGTTTTTTGCTTGGCTTGGCGGCGGTATGGGTGTTCAACGCGAAGTTTGTTTAG
- a CDS encoding LemA family protein produces MSIATFVFLGIFGALFLYAVTMYNNFVRLKNNVAQSWSNIDVLMKQRHDELPKLVEACKQYMKHERGVLEKVTQARAAVSQAREAGDVAAVGAAETQLRAGLMNLFAVAENYPELRANENFQHLQNRISQLEAQIADRREFYNDSVNANNIRIETFPDNVIATLFRFEQKPLLRFKESELKDVNVKALFNT; encoded by the coding sequence ATGTCCATCGCGACCTTCGTCTTTCTCGGCATTTTCGGCGCGCTATTTCTCTATGCCGTGACGATGTACAACAACTTCGTGCGACTCAAAAACAACGTCGCGCAGTCCTGGTCGAACATTGACGTGCTGATGAAGCAACGCCACGACGAGCTGCCCAAGCTGGTCGAGGCCTGCAAACAGTACATGAAGCATGAGCGCGGCGTGCTGGAAAAAGTCACCCAGGCACGCGCGGCGGTGAGCCAGGCGCGCGAGGCCGGTGACGTGGCCGCCGTCGGCGCCGCCGAGACCCAGCTGCGCGCCGGGTTGATGAATCTCTTTGCCGTCGCTGAGAATTACCCGGAACTGCGCGCCAATGAGAACTTCCAGCACCTGCAAAACCGCATCTCGCAGCTCGAGGCGCAGATCGCCGACCGTCGCGAGTTCTACAACGACTCGGTCAACGCCAATAACATCCGCATCGAGACTTTTCCCGACAATGTGATCGCCACGCTGTTCCGCTTCGAACAGAAGCCCCTTCTCCGGTTCAAGGAGAGCGAGCTCAAGGACGTCAACGTCAAAGCGCTCTTCAATACTTAA
- a CDS encoding Mov34/MPN/PAD-1 family protein produces MNAVRLPRPIVNQLLQLAQKSPDEEICGLISRDSRGFRNCYPVPNQAGDRKRFFALDPKAQIDAMRAMRERGEELAAIFHSHPDSPPLPSLADVEQHEYPAVLYLIISLGTKGVLEMRGFHIHNRTIEEVPIALQEGPVR; encoded by the coding sequence ATGAACGCCGTGCGCCTGCCGCGCCCGATCGTGAACCAGCTGCTGCAGCTGGCGCAGAAATCGCCGGACGAGGAAATCTGCGGCCTGATCTCGCGCGACAGCCGCGGCTTCCGGAATTGCTACCCGGTACCCAATCAGGCTGGCGACAGGAAGCGTTTCTTTGCGCTCGATCCCAAGGCGCAGATCGATGCCATGCGCGCCATGCGTGAGCGCGGCGAGGAACTGGCCGCGATTTTTCATTCTCATCCCGACTCCCCGCCCCTGCCCTCGCTGGCCGATGTCGAACAGCACGAATACCCGGCCGTGCTTTACCTGATTATTTCACTGGGCACCAAGGGTGTGCTGGAAATGCGCGGCTTTCATATCCACAACCGCACCATTGAAGAAGTCCCCATCGCCCTGCAGGAAGGGCCCGTGCGCTAG
- a CDS encoding HesA/MoeB/ThiF family protein, with the protein MDDKQLLRYSRHILLPQVDVRGQEKLLASRVLIIGLGGLGSPAAMYLAASGVGHLVIVDHDKVDLTNLQRQIVHATERVGQAKTVSAAHALAALNPGVRVTTINQKLEGAALEEQIRQVDAVLDTTDNFASRFAINEACVRAGKPLISGAVVRFEGQVAVFVPGGPCYRCLYAEGGGPDEACATLGVLAPAAGVIGSVQAVETLKVLLGIGQTLAGRLLLFDALNMEWREMKLRKDPACPVCGKP; encoded by the coding sequence ATGGACGACAAGCAACTGCTGCGCTACAGCCGGCACATCCTCCTGCCGCAGGTGGATGTCCGCGGTCAGGAAAAACTGCTTGCATCGCGTGTCCTCATCATCGGTCTCGGCGGACTTGGCTCGCCGGCAGCGATGTATCTCGCCGCAAGCGGTGTGGGTCATCTCGTCATCGTGGATCACGACAAAGTTGACCTCACCAATCTCCAGCGCCAGATCGTGCACGCCACCGAGCGTGTCGGACAGGCAAAAACCGTTTCGGCCGCGCATGCACTTGCTGCGCTCAATCCCGGCGTGCGTGTTACGACGATCAATCAAAAACTTGAAGGCGCCGCGCTTGAAGAGCAGATTCGGCAGGTCGATGCCGTGCTGGACACGACCGATAACTTCGCCAGCCGCTTTGCCATCAATGAAGCCTGCGTGCGCGCGGGCAAACCGTTGATCTCCGGCGCCGTGGTGCGTTTCGAGGGCCAAGTCGCGGTATTCGTTCCCGGAGGACCCTGTTACCGCTGCCTGTACGCCGAAGGCGGTGGCCCCGACGAGGCCTGCGCCACGCTCGGCGTGCTGGCGCCCGCTGCCGGTGTCATCGGTTCGGTCCAGGCGGTCGAAACGCTCAAGGTATTGCTCGGCATCGGTCAGACGTTGGCCGGCCGGCTGTTGTTGTTCGATGCGCTTAATATGGAATGGCGCGAAATGAAATTGCGCAAGGACCCGGCCTGCCCGGTATGCGGCAAACCATGA
- the prmC gene encoding peptide chain release factor N(5)-glutamine methyltransferase: MKPAALRPSIVSVGAALRRTLHELEVTSPTPRLDAEVLVMHACGINRSELITRHETALTSEQQHKLEGLLDRRKHGEPIAYLTGMREFWSMEFNVTPATLIPRPETELLVEKALELIPRDTQWTIADLGTGCGAIALAIAEERPRCHVMATDNSPAALAVAKSNATKFGLANIEFRQGDWFTPLAGATFDMILSNPPYIRAGDPHLNQGDLRFEPATALVSGADGLDAIRHIALHARQFLKPGGWLLFEHGWDQADAIGNFLRQQGYRDIVCHTDLTGHARVAGGRR, from the coding sequence ATGAAACCGGCTGCCCTGCGTCCATCCATCGTCAGCGTTGGCGCGGCCTTGCGGAGAACATTACATGAACTGGAAGTAACCAGTCCCACGCCGCGACTGGATGCCGAAGTACTGGTGATGCATGCCTGCGGAATTAACCGCAGCGAACTGATCACGCGCCATGAAACGGCTTTGACCAGCGAACAGCAACACAAACTGGAAGGTCTGCTCGATCGACGTAAACATGGAGAACCCATCGCCTATCTCACCGGCATGCGTGAATTCTGGTCCATGGAATTCAACGTCACGCCGGCGACGCTGATCCCGCGTCCGGAAACCGAATTACTGGTGGAAAAGGCGCTGGAGCTTATTCCGCGCGACACGCAATGGACCATCGCCGACCTCGGCACCGGCTGCGGCGCCATTGCACTGGCCATCGCCGAAGAACGCCCGCGCTGTCACGTGATGGCGACTGATAATTCACCTGCAGCGCTGGCAGTCGCCAAATCCAATGCCACCAAATTCGGTTTGGCCAATATTGAATTTCGCCAGGGTGACTGGTTCACTCCACTCGCCGGCGCGACCTTCGACATGATCCTGAGCAACCCACCCTACATCCGCGCCGGTGACCCGCATTTGAATCAGGGCGACCTGCGCTTCGAGCCGGCCACCGCGCTCGTTTCCGGCGCCGACGGACTCGATGCCATCCGGCATATCGCGTTGCATGCGAGGCAATTTCTCAAGCCCGGCGGCTGGCTGCTGTTCGAACACGGCTGGGATCAGGCCGATGCCATCGGCAACTTTCTGCGTCAACAGGGTTATCGTGATATCGTCTGTCACACGGACCTGACCGGACATGCTCGCGTGGCCGGGGGCCGCCGGTAA
- the prfA gene encoding peptide chain release factor 1 — translation MNPSIETRLTGLAQRFEEIERLLSDPKVIGKQDQFRKLSQEYAEINPVVKLYGDYRAASDQLESARAMLKDEDASIREMAQEEIVEAQQLIEKLESEIQTLLLPKDPNDNRNIFLEIRAAAGGDESAIFAGDLFRMYNYYAGNHGWDVEVMNQSPGEHGGYKEIIARIAGKDVYSRLKFESGAHRVQRVPATEAQGRIHTSTCTVAVLPEAEEIDAIAINPAELKVDTFRASGAGGQHVNKTDSAIRITHLPTGIVVECQDERSQHKNRSRAMSILSARLLEAEQRKQREQEAATRKSLVGTGDRSERIRTYNFPQGRVTDHRINLTLYKLDQVMEGKLDELIDALRTADQAELLATLNV, via the coding sequence ATGAACCCGTCCATCGAAACAAGGCTCACCGGCCTGGCGCAGCGCTTTGAGGAAATCGAACGCCTGCTTTCCGACCCGAAGGTCATCGGCAAACAGGATCAATTCCGCAAACTGTCGCAGGAATACGCCGAGATCAACCCGGTGGTGAAGCTGTACGGCGACTATCGCGCGGCCAGCGATCAGCTGGAATCCGCGCGCGCCATGCTGAAGGACGAAGACGCTTCGATTCGCGAAATGGCGCAGGAAGAGATTGTGGAAGCGCAGCAACTCATCGAAAAACTGGAATCCGAGATCCAGACCCTGCTGCTGCCGAAGGACCCGAACGACAACCGCAATATCTTTCTCGAAATCCGCGCCGCCGCCGGCGGCGACGAATCGGCGATTTTCGCCGGCGACCTGTTCCGCATGTACAACTATTACGCCGGCAACCACGGCTGGGATGTGGAAGTGATGAACCAGAGCCCCGGCGAACATGGCGGCTACAAGGAAATCATCGCCCGCATCGCCGGCAAGGACGTGTACTCGCGCCTCAAGTTCGAATCCGGCGCGCACCGCGTGCAGCGCGTGCCCGCCACCGAGGCCCAGGGCCGCATCCACACCTCCACCTGCACCGTGGCGGTGCTGCCGGAGGCGGAGGAGATCGACGCCATCGCCATCAATCCGGCGGAGCTGAAGGTGGACACCTTCCGCGCCTCCGGCGCCGGCGGCCAGCACGTGAACAAGACCGACTCCGCCATCCGTATCACGCACCTGCCCACCGGCATCGTGGTCGAATGCCAGGACGAGCGTTCGCAGCACAAGAACCGTTCGCGCGCCATGTCGATCCTGTCAGCGCGCCTGCTCGAGGCCGAGCAGCGCAAACAGCGCGAGCAGGAAGCCGCGACGCGCAAGAGCCTGGTCGGCACCGGCGACCGCTCCGAGCGCATCCGTACCTATAATTTCCCGCAGGGCCGGGTGACCGACCACCGTATCAATCTCACGCTCTACAAGCTCGACCAGGTCATGGAAGGCAAACTCGATGAACTCATCGACGCGCTGCGCACCGCCGACCAGGCCGAGCTGCTGGCGACGCTGAACGTCTGA
- the hemA gene encoding glutamyl-tRNA reductase, giving the protein MHLLAFGINHHTAPVDIREKAAFAADKLVGALHEVTAGGGAAEAAIVSTCNRTELYCGLDSSQEDHVIDWFCHYHRLNRSDIHPYLYRHPDQAAVKHAFRVAAGLDSMILGEPQILGQMKEAFATAHKAGATGKILNRLFQQTFTVAKQVRTDTAIGASAVSVASAAVQLARQIFSELSEQTVLLIGAGDMIELCARHLKEHGIGHIIVANRTLERAQQVAALFGAEAIALAEMPTRLADADIVISSTASQLPILGKGAVESALKARRHRPMFMLDIAVPRDIEAEVGELNDVYLYTIDDLKEVVQENMESRQEAAREAEKIIDTQVVDFMQWVKSLNAVPTIRALRESANALREAEVEYARKRLAHGDDPARVIEHLARALTNKLTHTPTDVLRKADHEGNKALLEAARRLFDLNED; this is encoded by the coding sequence ATGCATCTGCTCGCCTTTGGCATCAACCACCATACCGCGCCGGTCGATATCCGCGAGAAGGCGGCGTTCGCTGCCGACAAGCTGGTCGGCGCGCTGCACGAGGTCACCGCCGGCGGCGGCGCCGCCGAGGCCGCCATCGTCTCCACCTGCAACCGCACCGAGCTTTATTGCGGCCTGGATTCGTCGCAAGAGGACCACGTCATCGACTGGTTCTGCCACTATCACCGTCTCAACCGTTCCGACATTCATCCCTACCTGTATCGCCATCCGGACCAGGCGGCGGTCAAGCACGCCTTTCGCGTGGCCGCCGGACTCGATTCGATGATCCTGGGTGAACCGCAGATTCTCGGACAGATGAAGGAGGCCTTCGCCACCGCGCACAAGGCCGGCGCCACCGGCAAGATCCTGAACCGGCTGTTCCAGCAGACCTTCACCGTGGCCAAGCAGGTACGCACCGACACCGCCATCGGCGCCAGCGCCGTCTCGGTCGCCTCGGCTGCGGTGCAGCTGGCACGGCAGATTTTCAGCGAACTGTCGGAACAGACGGTGCTGTTGATCGGCGCCGGCGACATGATCGAGCTCTGCGCGCGGCATCTCAAGGAACATGGCATCGGCCACATTATCGTCGCCAACCGCACACTCGAGCGCGCCCAGCAGGTGGCCGCGCTCTTCGGCGCCGAGGCGATTGCGCTCGCGGAAATGCCGACGCGCCTGGCCGACGCCGACATCGTGATCTCCTCCACCGCGAGCCAGCTGCCGATCCTGGGCAAGGGCGCCGTGGAAAGCGCCCTCAAGGCGCGCCGGCACCGGCCCATGTTCATGCTGGACATCGCCGTGCCGCGCGACATCGAGGCCGAGGTCGGCGAGCTCAACGACGTGTATCTCTACACCATCGATGACCTCAAGGAAGTAGTGCAGGAAAACATGGAATCGCGCCAGGAAGCGGCGCGCGAGGCGGAGAAGATCATCGACACCCAGGTCGTGGATTTCATGCAATGGGTCAAATCGCTGAACGCGGTGCCGACCATCCGCGCCCTGCGCGAATCCGCCAATGCCCTGCGCGAGGCCGAGGTCGAGTACGCGCGCAAGCGTCTGGCCCATGGCGACGACCCGGCCAGGGTGATCGAGCATCTCGCGCGCGCCCTGACCAACAAACTCACGCACACGCCCACCGACGTATTGCGCAAGGCCGATCACGAGGGCAACAAGGCCCTGCTCGAGGCCGCCCGCCGGCTGTTCGACCTCAACGAAGACTAG